A genomic window from Plasmodium chabaudi chabaudi strain AS genome assembly, chromosome: 8 includes:
- a CDS encoding 26S proteasome non-ATPase regulatory subunit 9, putative yields the protein MEINEFNELVKQRECIENEIKENLEFLESPENKNIGMHGKLIDPEGFPRNDIDIYKIRIARNKIICLKNDYLNINKKIEEYLHEIHSSKPAIRVERNKGNYSNTNEDTTSINIKPITNKEDIEYAKNNIFALVDEIVENSPSHKAGIKLNDQIFEFADIKKEGNNIDMNNTDNIFKKISDFMKQNPSKIQLKILRQEAIYHYNIFPDKTPTGLYIGCHLAPITKLSS from the coding sequence ATGGAGATAAACGAATTTAACGAACTTGTCAAACAACGGGAATGTATAGAAAATGAGATAAAAGAGAATCTTGAATTTTTAGAAAGTcctgaaaataaaaatattggaaTGCATGGAAAATTAATAGATCCAGAAGGGTTTCCACGTAAtgatatagatatatataaaattcgAATTGCtaggaataaaataatatgtctAAAAAATgactatttaaatataaataagaaaataGAAGAATATTTACATGAAATACATAGCTCAAAACCCGCTATAAGAGTAGAAAGAAATAAAGGAAATTATTCAAACACCAATGAGGATACAACtagtattaatattaaaccGATAACTAACAAAGAGGATATTgaatatgcaaaaaataatatttttgcttTAGTAGATGAAATTGTAGAAAATTCTCCATCCCATAAAGCGGGTATAAAACTTAATGATCAAATTTTCGAATTTgcagatataaaaaaagaagggaataatattgatatgaataatacagataatatatttaaaaaaatatccgATTTTATGAAACAAAATCCGTCAAAAATTCAACTCAAAATTCTAAGACAGGAAgctatatatcattataatatttttcctgATAAAACACCTACAGGCTTATATATTGGATGTCATTTAGCACCgataacaaaattatcaagttag
- a CDS encoding stomatin-like protein, putative → MNSLCEISWKKGALIHCNKILLHHNNNNISKNCIRLISQVRNCYGYNKNINILSGQKYINRKNHRIGIFYENRYNYYTSSDNKKNYKKIWSNLGFIIIPQQTAYIIERLGKYKKTLLGGIHFLLPFIDKVAYVFSLKEETITIPNQTAITKDNVTLNIDGVLYIKCENPYYASYAIDDAIFAVTQLAQVTMRTELGKLTLDTTFLERDNLNEKIVKAINESSKNWGIKCMRYEIRDIILPVNIKNAMEKQAEAERRKRAEILQSEGERESEINIAIGKKKKSILVAEGQAFAIKAKADATAEAIEIIANKIKKLDSHNAIALHIAEQYIEAFSNICKNNNTVVIPADLNNVGGLISQSLSIYKNIKSSQKKEPHLMQTNDYSGENILSQSDEKFNNDT, encoded by the coding sequence atgaattcaTTATGTGAAATATCATGGAAAAAAGGGGCTTTAATTCATTGCAATAAAATACTATTgcatcataataataataatataagtaaGAATTGTATAAGATTGATAAGCCAAGTCAGAAATTGTTATGGTTATAATaagaatattaatatattaagtggacaaaaatatataaatagaaaaaatcaTAGAATaggtatattttatgaaaatcgatataattattatacaagtagtgataataaaaaaaattataaaaaaatatggagtAATTTAggatttataataataccaCAACAAAcagcatatataattgaaaggttaggaaaatataaaaaaacattactTGGAGgaattcattttcttttaccTTTTATTGATAAAGTAGCTTatgtattttcattaaaagaAGAAACTATTACTATACCAAATCAAACAGCTATAACAAAAGACAATGTTACACTAAATATTGATggtgtattatatataaaatgtgaaaaCCCATATTATGCTTCTTATGCTATTGATGATGCAATTTTTGCTGTTACCCAATTAGCACAAGTTACTATGAGAACAGAATTAGGCAAACTTACTTTAGATACAACATTTTTAGAACGagataatttaaatgaaaaaatagttaaagCTATTAATGAATCATCAAAAAATTGGGGTATAAAATGTATGAGATATGAAATCCGTGATATTATATTGCctgttaatataaaaaatgcaatgGAAAAACAAGCAGAAGCTGAAAGACGAAAAAGAGCTGAAATATTACAAAGTGAAGGAGAGAGAGAaagtgaaataaatattgctattgggaaaaaaaaaaaatcaattttAGTTGCAGAAGGACAAGCATTTGCTATAAAAGCAAAAGCAGATGCAACTGCAGAAGCTATAGAAATTAttgcaaataaaattaagaaaTTAGATTCACACAATGCTATTGCATTACATATAGCTGAACAATATATCGAAgctttttcaaatatttgtaaaaataataatactgtAGTTATTCCGGCTGATCTAAATAATGTTGGCGGTTTAATATCTCAGTCTTtgtctatatataaaaatattaaaagctcacaaaaaaaagaaccACATCTAATGCAAACAAATGATTATTCAggtgaaaatatattgtcaCAATCAGATGagaaatttaataatgatacTTAA